A window of Haliscomenobacter hydrossis DSM 1100 contains these coding sequences:
- a CDS encoding Uma2 family endonuclease: MAESAVKVAPSKIVEQSNKVVQESKPISWTHFQRRYLSREDQYKYEWVNGKVVKSIKGMDKSQLYILHNLQAFFRRLQNEGKIEGDLISEPDLFFLTNHRRPDIAWLTQQQIYALAEPDAYEVPRFVIEVVSTNDHINKVKAKMINYGEAGVEVVWQIFPGHRQVDVYTGSFLHQMTVCRGDDACSAAPVLPDFKLTVNEIFYKPKLQATDQI; this comes from the coding sequence ATGGCAGAAAGCGCAGTAAAAGTAGCACCTTCGAAAATAGTTGAACAATCAAATAAAGTCGTTCAGGAAAGCAAACCTATTTCCTGGACTCATTTTCAACGTAGATATCTCTCTCGTGAAGATCAGTATAAATACGAATGGGTAAACGGCAAAGTCGTTAAATCAATCAAGGGTATGGATAAATCACAGCTTTACATTTTGCATAATCTACAAGCGTTTTTTCGCCGATTGCAAAATGAAGGAAAAATTGAAGGTGATTTGATCTCAGAACCCGATCTATTCTTTTTGACCAACCATCGTCGTCCCGATATCGCTTGGTTAACCCAACAACAGATTTATGCTCTGGCAGAGCCTGATGCCTACGAAGTACCCCGTTTTGTGATTGAAGTGGTTTCTACAAATGACCACATCAATAAAGTCAAAGCCAAAATGATCAATTACGGCGAAGCAGGAGTTGAAGTGGTTTGGCAAATTTTTCCTGGACACCGGCAAGTAGATGTGTATACCGGGTCATTTCTGCATCAAATGACTGTTTGTCGAGGTGATGATGCTTGTTCCGCTGCGCCCGTATTGCCGGATTTTAAGTTGACAGTTAACGAAATTTTTTATAAACCAAAACTTCAAGCTACAGATCAAATCTAG
- a CDS encoding hotdog fold thioesterase — protein sequence MIWKQPIDLEVLNASRKNTLIEHLGIEMCGYGEDYLQAKMPVDHRTVQPFGILHGGASAALAESVGSMASLFTFDDPGKQHAVGIELNASHLRGVSEGYVIATARPYRLGKRIHVWNIEIHDEKERLICVSRLTMAIVAE from the coding sequence ATGATCTGGAAACAACCCATCGATCTAGAAGTGCTAAATGCCTCTCGAAAAAACACGCTGATTGAGCATTTGGGCATCGAAATGTGTGGCTATGGCGAGGACTACCTACAAGCAAAGATGCCAGTAGACCACCGCACGGTGCAGCCTTTTGGCATTTTGCACGGCGGTGCCTCAGCGGCATTGGCGGAAAGTGTGGGCAGTATGGCCTCATTGTTTACTTTTGATGACCCCGGCAAACAACACGCAGTGGGCATTGAGTTGAATGCCAGTCACCTTCGTGGCGTCAGCGAGGGGTATGTGATTGCCACCGCCCGACCCTATCGACTGGGCAAACGCATCCACGTGTGGAACATCGAGATTCACGATGAAAAAGAGAGGCTGATTTGTGTGAGTAGGTTGACGATGGCGATTGTTGCGGAATAA
- the dnaK gene encoding molecular chaperone DnaK, with amino-acid sequence MAKFAIDLKSGDIKKETELIVGIDLGTTNSLVAYIKDGQAVAVKGKNGKSTLVPSVVHFSPEGKIVVGDAAKEKLITDPENTIYSVKRLMGKSYHDVEGVQQYFGYKIIDNDTESLVKIRVKDKFYTPTELSAEILKYLKNRIEEELEQIVSKAVITVPAYFNDAQRQATRDAGKLAGLDVLRIVNEPTAASLAYGIGLDQSESHTIAVYDLGGGTFDISILRIQDGVFEVLATNGDTFLGGDDFDRVIVDHWVAQNQLDYQQVTTDKELSQALRLQAEKAKKALSTQDSYHGSVDGITCALSRSQFDQLIQPLVDRTIACCQNAMRDAQVKLETIDRVIMVGGSTRVPLVRNSVGQFFQQEVYDKVNPDEVVALGAAIQADVLAGNQKEILLLDVTPLSLGIETVGGLMDVILPRNSKIPTRVGRRYTTSVDGQRNLKIAVYQGERDLIQHNRKLGEFILKGIPPMPAGFPKVEIHFILNADGILKVKAEELRSNLEQEIEVKPSYGISEEEMAMMLIDSIQNAADDLAVRSLLEARNEANNIILHSERFVVQNAEILNEEELATTRSLTQALRVAVAGNDKDAINSAMESLNTYSAPLAHRAMDVAIADAMKGKQL; translated from the coding sequence ATGGCAAAATTTGCAATCGACCTCAAATCGGGCGATATAAAAAAAGAAACCGAACTGATTGTCGGGATTGATTTGGGCACGACCAACAGCTTGGTCGCTTATATAAAAGATGGACAGGCGGTAGCCGTCAAAGGCAAAAATGGGAAAAGTACCCTCGTGCCGTCGGTCGTTCACTTCAGTCCTGAGGGCAAAATTGTGGTGGGTGATGCCGCCAAGGAAAAACTCATTACCGACCCTGAAAATACCATCTATTCGGTCAAACGCCTGATGGGCAAGTCTTACCACGATGTCGAGGGTGTACAGCAGTACTTTGGATACAAGATCATTGACAACGATACCGAGAGTTTGGTCAAAATCCGGGTAAAAGACAAGTTTTACACCCCTACTGAATTGTCTGCCGAAATCCTCAAGTACCTCAAAAACCGCATCGAAGAGGAACTAGAGCAAATCGTCAGCAAAGCCGTCATTACCGTTCCAGCCTATTTCAACGATGCACAACGCCAAGCCACCCGCGATGCCGGAAAACTGGCTGGATTGGATGTACTGCGGATCGTCAACGAACCCACTGCCGCCAGCTTGGCCTACGGCATCGGCCTTGACCAAAGCGAAAGCCATACCATTGCGGTGTACGACCTTGGCGGTGGCACGTTCGACATTTCCATTTTGCGCATTCAGGACGGGGTGTTTGAGGTACTGGCCACCAATGGCGATACTTTTCTGGGCGGTGATGATTTTGACCGCGTGATTGTAGACCATTGGGTGGCTCAAAATCAACTGGACTACCAACAGGTTACTACCGATAAAGAATTGAGCCAGGCGCTGCGTCTGCAAGCCGAAAAAGCCAAAAAAGCGCTGAGCACTCAGGATAGCTATCATGGCAGCGTCGACGGCATCACTTGTGCCTTGAGCCGTAGCCAATTTGACCAGCTCATCCAGCCTTTGGTGGATCGCACCATTGCCTGTTGCCAAAACGCCATGCGGGATGCCCAGGTCAAATTGGAAACAATCGACCGGGTGATCATGGTGGGTGGCTCTACCCGAGTGCCTTTGGTACGCAACTCGGTGGGGCAGTTTTTTCAGCAAGAAGTGTACGACAAAGTCAATCCCGACGAAGTGGTGGCCCTTGGTGCAGCCATTCAAGCCGATGTACTGGCGGGCAATCAAAAAGAAATATTGCTACTGGATGTTACCCCCTTGTCCCTCGGTATCGAGACCGTAGGCGGCCTGATGGACGTCATTTTGCCCCGCAACTCCAAAATTCCTACCCGCGTTGGCCGACGCTATACCACTTCCGTTGATGGTCAGCGCAACCTCAAAATTGCGGTATATCAGGGCGAACGCGACTTGATCCAACACAACCGCAAGCTCGGTGAATTTATCCTCAAAGGGATTCCTCCGATGCCGGCGGGGTTTCCCAAAGTAGAAATCCATTTTATCCTCAATGCGGATGGCATTTTGAAAGTAAAGGCGGAAGAATTGCGCTCAAACCTGGAGCAAGAGATTGAAGTAAAACCATCTTACGGCATTTCTGAAGAAGAAATGGCCATGATGTTGATCGACTCCATCCAGAACGCCGCCGATGACCTGGCTGTTCGTTCCCTGCTCGAAGCGCGCAACGAAGCCAACAACATCATCCTTCACTCCGAACGTTTTGTGGTACAAAATGCCGAAATCCTGAACGAGGAAGAACTGGCGACTACCCGCTCGCTGACCCAGGCCCTGCGCGTAGCCGTAGCTGGTAATGACAAAGACGCCATCAATAGCGCCATGGAATCGCTGAATACCTACTCCGCACCGCTGGCACATCGTGCAATGGACGTAGCCATTGCGGACGCCATGAAAGGCAAACAATTATAA
- a CDS encoding inorganic diphosphatase: MTNYKKLPLRGEQGFNAVIEVPAGTNRKLEIQPDGQFVAEQVQGKARVVDFLPYPGNYGFIPSTLMDEERGGDGDALDVIIIGETVPVGSVQEFIPIAVLKMIDEGENDTKIIGIPADPALRVIRATNFEQFMLEYDAAKRIIETWFVHYQGYGTVQVLGWEDEKSALAEIEKWTL, encoded by the coding sequence ATGACCAATTACAAAAAACTTCCGCTGCGCGGTGAGCAAGGTTTCAACGCAGTCATCGAAGTTCCTGCTGGAACCAATCGCAAACTCGAAATCCAGCCTGACGGCCAATTTGTGGCCGAACAAGTTCAAGGCAAGGCCCGAGTCGTCGATTTTTTACCTTACCCCGGCAATTACGGCTTCATTCCTTCGACCTTGATGGATGAAGAGCGGGGTGGTGACGGCGACGCCCTCGACGTGATCATCATCGGAGAAACCGTTCCCGTGGGCAGCGTGCAGGAGTTTATCCCCATCGCGGTGTTGAAGATGATCGATGAGGGGGAAAACGACACCAAGATCATCGGCATTCCGGCCGATCCAGCTTTACGGGTCATTCGTGCAACCAATTTTGAACAATTTATGTTAGAATACGATGCAGCCAAACGCATCATCGAAACGTGGTTTGTACATTATCAAGGTTACGGAACAGTACAAGTATTAGGCTGGGAAGACGAAAAATCTGCCTTGGCCGAAATTGAAAAATGGACGCTGTAA
- a CDS encoding c-type cytochrome translates to MRTKRHFFLFSLFGLLVLSYCKDESIGPADPEIPPGTAVLPTNIQARNGDAQRGWDYLRTGDFIGGGIPLAVYNSFPGNTNDENLLQREGANAKLPPGFNAFTTPSGVQVASGLTCFGCHSGKVNGQFIPGLGNSLLDFTQNNAALFNILEFGIRNRYGEQSPEWQAFEPFVRGSKVTLPYIIMPFKGINPAFALEQASVAHRRPADLSWNGGQTIFPVPQASIGSDVPPLWLAKKKYALYYNGMGRGDFSKLLMQVAVVAVEDTVNARRINNNFKDVMAWLQQLQAPKYPGTIDQALAAKGRTIYNKNCQACHGTYGAEESYPNLLVRLDKVGTDSAYANYFMENIQFSNWYTQSWYGQSAPRSEAKPSRGYVAPPLDGVWATAPYLHNGSVPTLEDLLDSTQRPKFWRRSFEDRDYDLQKMGWKYSVEANATDKQTYDTTLKGYGNAGHTYGDQLSVEERKALLEYLKQL, encoded by the coding sequence ATGCGTACCAAACGACACTTTTTCCTTTTTTCCCTTTTTGGCTTGCTGGTCTTGAGTTATTGCAAAGATGAATCCATTGGGCCAGCTGACCCAGAAATTCCGCCTGGCACCGCGGTTCTACCGACCAACATCCAAGCCCGCAACGGCGATGCCCAACGCGGCTGGGATTACCTGCGTACGGGCGACTTCATCGGTGGAGGGATTCCGCTGGCCGTGTACAATTCTTTTCCAGGCAACACCAACGACGAAAACCTCCTGCAACGTGAAGGCGCCAACGCCAAATTACCGCCGGGTTTTAATGCCTTTACTACACCCTCGGGGGTGCAAGTGGCCAGTGGTCTCACTTGTTTTGGCTGTCATTCAGGCAAGGTGAATGGGCAGTTCATTCCTGGGTTGGGCAATAGTTTGCTGGATTTTACCCAAAACAATGCCGCCTTGTTCAATATCCTGGAATTTGGTATCCGCAACCGGTATGGCGAACAATCGCCGGAATGGCAAGCGTTTGAACCCTTCGTGCGGGGCAGTAAAGTGACCCTTCCCTATATCATCATGCCCTTCAAAGGCATCAATCCGGCTTTTGCCCTGGAACAGGCCAGCGTGGCGCACCGTCGCCCAGCCGATTTGAGTTGGAATGGGGGTCAAACCATTTTCCCTGTCCCGCAGGCATCCATCGGATCGGATGTGCCACCGCTTTGGCTGGCCAAGAAAAAATATGCCCTGTACTACAATGGCATGGGGCGCGGTGATTTTAGTAAGCTTTTGATGCAAGTGGCCGTGGTTGCGGTAGAAGACACGGTAAATGCCCGGCGCATCAACAACAACTTTAAAGACGTGATGGCCTGGTTGCAGCAATTGCAAGCGCCCAAATATCCTGGAACCATTGACCAAGCTCTGGCCGCAAAGGGAAGGACCATTTATAACAAAAATTGTCAGGCTTGTCACGGTACTTACGGGGCGGAAGAATCCTATCCCAATTTGCTGGTGCGTTTGGACAAGGTGGGTACCGATTCGGCTTACGCCAACTATTTTATGGAAAACATCCAGTTCAGCAATTGGTATACCCAAAGCTGGTATGGGCAGTCTGCGCCACGTTCAGAAGCGAAACCTTCACGTGGGTACGTGGCACCGCCTTTGGACGGGGTATGGGCTACGGCACCGTATTTGCACAATGGCTCGGTACCTACCCTGGAAGATTTGCTGGATAGCACACAACGCCCCAAGTTCTGGCGCCGCAGTTTTGAGGACCGTGATTACGACCTGCAAAAAATGGGCTGGAAGTACAGCGTGGAAGCCAACGCGACCGATAAACAGACTTACGATACTACACTCAAAGGATATGGAAATGCTGGCCATACCTATGGGGATCAGTTGAGTGTGGAAGAAAGGAAGGCATTGCTGGAGTATTTGAAACAGTTATGA